The Rhizoctonia solani chromosome 13, complete sequence nucleotide sequence ATCCCAGTTGGTACTATTGCTGAGTTTTTTGGCCTCTTCCAGAAGACTGGCGTTGATGTGCCAGTGAATGGTCCCACTGCCAACGGGAAGGGTGTTCTGGTTCTAGGAGGAAGTTCATCTGTTGGTCAATTTGGTGGGTGATCTTGCGGAACATCTACTTCGCACTACTTACCGGCATGGGCTTGATCAAGCTATTCAACTTGCTCGCATCGCTGGCTTCTCGCCTATTGTTACGACTGCGTCGGCCCAACACAATGACTTCCTCAAGTCGCTTGGAGCGACCCATGTGTTTGGTCGCGACGTGGATGCAAAGACTATCCAATCTTCTTTTTCTATGCCCGTCGCTCTCGTTCTAGACGCGATCTCCACAGATTCGACCAATCATTTGCATTAGATATCTTGACTACTCCCTCTCTTGCACCAGGCGCACACCTTTCGATCGTACTCCCGCTCGCTGACTCAGTCAAGGAGAAGAACCGTGGAGACAAGGTCACTGTACACGCCGTGTATGGTGTCCCTCATCATTTCAGGGACCTAAGCGTCCAATTCTGGCAAACCGTTGGTCAGTGGATCAAAGATGAGAAGCTTGTGCCTAACCGGGTACAAGTCGTAAAGGGAGGTCTGGCTGCGCTACCGGAAGCTTGGATCTTTCGCGCAAGGGTGTGAGCGGTGTGAAGATCATAATCCACCCTCAAGAGTAAGCGCGAGAGGAAACTACTTGTACTTATAGAATGGTCTTCAATCCAAGCGAGTTTAACTGTCCGATAGTATAGCAAGAGGTACATTAGGACGCTTTAGCTTAAGGCTGTCAGTTAATTAGAAAGATATGGCTCATCATTTGGGTTATTAGTAGCTGAGTGTTGGAGAGATTGTCAGCTCAACCAAGCGTACTATATTCCCATAGGTCGGGGTGGCGTGCGCGAATCAAGTGACATAGCTACGATTCTCTAGTGCTGTCTTCGGTATACCGCAGATGCTTGAGTTTTATCTATCACGATTCGACATCAGAGGCCTGAGTTGCTACCAAATTTTCTCAGATACTATAATGGTTTTGACTAGACTTCGAAACCGAAAGCTTTCCAATAATCAGGGCAACAATGTAGGTGCCATGGCGAATAACCAGATGCCCAAAACACTTGCGTTGAGCTTATCTGCTGCCAAGTAACCAGAACATTAAGCACCAATCCCATCGATCAACCTTGTTAACGTTCAAGCGGGCACTAATATAAGATATACTGGAGGACTAAATTAGTATTGAGTCCCAGGTCAAACAGACGACCAGTTGCTTGTAACATTAAGGTCCTGGAAGACTCGCACCAGTATGGTCAATTCAATACCACCCTCCCAGGGGAATGGTTTGAATGAAAGACAGACATCTTTCGCTCGATCAAATGCGCTACTATGAAAACAGGAGATCTTGTTATGGAATAGAGGATGAGTAGTACCTTGAATTCATGCACCAACTCGGTAATTATCATGTACATGTAGAGTAAAAAGTGGTTAGAGTAAGGTCACATAGTTGATAATGTATTTTAAAAGGAATTATGAACCACTGGCACAACGAAAGAAACCAAATACCACCTAATATTACATACCAACGACACGCAAGCATGCCAGTCGAAGGTCATGCCATACCACTGGACCCAGACGTTTTGGTCGCGACCATATCTCGTTCAGTATTTTTATGATATCGTTCCCTGAAGTGGGCCGACGCGAACACTCGGGTTGATTCATCATACGTTGGTGGATCGCGTCTTGTTCTTCTACCGAGTGTGTGGCTACGCCTAACTGTGGTGGTTTGTGAGATAAAGACTTCATAAAAATACGAATGGGTATCGGACATACCATGATGATTGGAAGAATCAAAAACACATCGGGGTTCCTCCCCGGCTTTACTCCCCGGAAGAGTTCCATAAACCTCGCTTGTGCAAGCCTGACTCTAGAATCGATAGATTCTGCTCCACATAGACCCTGTCCTGTATGTTAGTTACGAATAGGCGAGGTAGCAACCACACCCACCATGTATAAGTAAATGTATGCGGCCTGGCGCCAACATTCCTGTACGACAAGCCTGCTCACTAGCAACGATGGCTCCTCTGATAGCCCCAGTACGGGTCGGAAGCCCGCAATCTCCAATTCCAGCTCTCGGATTGTTGCTGTATCAACGCAATCACCACAGTCTTCTCGTAGAGCATTCATTCGAGCCAGGGTTATTACCAATCTATCGGGGACGCCATAAAACCATTGCATCCCAAGGTAATCCTGAATGTGCATTTTGGATTCGGGTACATCTTGTGTGAATGCAACGTCGTATCGGAAGAACATGGGGCGATTCATGATGACGCTCATCAAAATGTCGAATGTGGCAAAGTATCGGAGCGATAGATTACTTTGAAGTAATAAGCTCGGCAGGTGCACAAACTCATCTTGGGGGCCCGGGCATGCACGACGAAAGATGGGAGCACTGAGTTGCATGAGCGATAGGATATTCGATAGTGGCAAGTATTTGAACGCCATTGAAAAGAGCTACTGAAGTGTTTAAGCCCCTATACGCGGTGGTAAACTGGGTCATACCTCGTGCCCGAAGATAAATATGTCAGCAGCAGTGGGTTGATCCAGGGTTCCGCGTGAATAGTTAGTAGTGGCTGCCAGGAATTGCTGACACATGTGAGTCTGGAAGACGGTAAAACTCGGTAGGTCATCAAGATCATATATGGTGCTACTCCCAGCAGCCCACGTGAAATCTGAGACTAGCTTCAACTTCCATCTCGCCGATTCTGAGGCTTCATATTGACGAAAGACATATGTACGCCCTATCTGGATAACCCGAAGGGGATCGAACATCATTTGTGTAGCCCAAAATGCGTCTACGCAACTGGTTCAGAGCATATTAGATTGCTTGCAAATTAAAACACTCACACGCATTTAGGATAAATGGCAACGTGTTGCTTTCAACATTCCGATCCAAGGATATCATCCTTGTGAAATTATTATTCACATCGTCCGAAGCTTTGGAATTTCCGGAAACACTGCATTCGTTGCCATGTTTATCTGGTTTTGACTCGATGGGAGAACACGCTAGATTTGTTTGAGTAACTGTATGGGAAGGCACAGTCGAGGAATCGTGATCTTCGTCTTGTTTTGCGAGACTAAGCAAGGCATCAAAAAGACTTGCTTGACCTGGTGTCATTGAATGGGGTTTTCGATTATGGGAGTTTGTTTCCGCCAGTTCCTGTATGTTGCTTGGGTCTTGCGTGCCGCACATGCTAAGTGAGGGTGACCTCTGAGGAAGTTCTTCTTCCCTCTCATCGAATCCTATGCTCAGAGTGGTAATAGATTTCTCTAAAAAGGAAATTAAGAAGGGTGGAAACACGATCATAGAGAAGATAGAGAACGGTATGATCGAAGCTTACCTGGATCGGTAGAGACAAATGAACGATGTTGTGGGCCAACACTCAATTCTTCAACTACATTGTTCAACGAGGACAGTAGGTATTTTGTGGTCACGATTGCATTGTTACTCATCCCGGTTAATTTGGTATGCATACTCGAGGATGTAGTACGACTGTGGGTAACTTGTGTTCGGTGTTCGGTAGACGCCTCTGTGCTCTGATACGTCTCGCAAGCAGAATAACTCGGGGACTGGTGCCTACGTTGTCTATCCTGGCTGTGTCAAGGTCAAAATTTGGACAAACGTGGTATTGAGGGCCGGACCTCACCCATCTCGATCAATTTCACGACTTATAGAGCTTGGATAAAGCATGAAATCGATATATAAACACTGGTCAGGATGATTGTTTGCATGCTGGCTCCTCGGTTGTCCTCGGCTACAGTTGTCGCcgagtcacatgactaatTACTGTCTTCACTTTGGAAATGCGTCTCTGCACGGTTGCTGTGCTGTGACATCGGAGGTTGTCAATCACGCGTATATTGTACAATCCATATGAGAACGTGGAACCGTGTAAATTAGCATTGTTTATGTGGCTGAAGAACAAGCACATCTCATGAAGTTCAGCAGGCTGGCATACATTAGCAAGCTGAAAAATTTAAACATTCTAAGGCGTTTTGAGGTAAAGTTCTATATGGTGCAGTATAGCTGATAATAGAAGATAGAATGAAATATGGCTGAAGCCAGAACAGACGAGAAATTTCGAGAGGTCGGCTGTGGATAGCATGCATTAAGCGATGTGATATGAGACAAAAGGGCCAGACCACTAAAGCCCGCGCTCAACCTTGCAGCTGGTACCACGACTGGTGATCAAAGCAACCATGTGATATCTGTCCATGATGAAGTGAGCTTATAGTAACATGAGGTTGCGGGGTCGGGAACAGAATTTCATGGTGTTGAATGGATGCGGCTACTTCCATTCCAACTAATTCCAGTTGAATGACTCAATGTTCTTGCTACATCATCGCAACCGTACGTGTCTGCGACCTATTTTGAAACTATTGGCTTCATGTCCTTTCGCAACTTTTGTTTGGCCAAATCGCTACTATCAACACCGGATCTCATGGAGTGTATATTCGCTCAGGTCTTTAATGTGTACCATGGCCATATTCCAACATTAAGAAGTTAACATTGGTCTTGGCTTTGAATGGCACATTACTTACCATTAGCCCGAGCCCCAAAATACAGAAAATAAATGAATGAGATGTCCCGGCAGCCTAATTGTCGTAacatgagcacttagagcgaACCATAGCTAGCCAGGCCTCTTTTCAACTTACATTCGCGCATGTCAGCAAAATTCGATTTTGCTCATGAAGGCTCAGAAGTACTGGAAATAAATAGCATTTCTAAAAAGGAAACGCAGCATTTCATGGAGCGACCAATCAATAGCGGAGATTTGAGGAGGGAGGGGGGCTAAGAGAGTGCTAACGTATATGCCTTAGCAGACACAGGTAGACTATAATGTATGTGTTCATATATTGGTAGTTTTCAAGGTCGTTTCCGGAATTTGAAGTAACTCCCATTGTATCTACGTCAATAAGAATGATAACCCAACCATCATACCATGATCAGAAAGGATAAACACACTCCCATTCTTATTGTTCCATTTACATACAAGATCAAATAAAACAAGAAAGCGAAGCTCTCATCAAAAGATAGCATATAATGATACAATAGCATCACCCACTTTGGTGCCCAAGCCGCCTATCACGAATCTGACTATGCGCATTGCATCCGAATTGCTGACCCAGTGTCGACGGAGAATCCCCTTGCCTTGCGTCTAGCCCCCCACGTTCGAGGAGTAGGAGGGGAGACGAGTCGAGGAACACGAGGAACATGCATGTTTTCTTCAACAATTATTTCCTGCATAGGATCCTCCACATCAAGATCCACGTCAGTGTCTTCCCATTCCGTCCCGTTGTCTGGATACTGTGGCTGGGTCGGCGCAAAACGACGGCCAAGTACACCAGCGGGAACTTTGCGGGCCGGTGCGCCCCCTTGTTGTTTAACAAGGTGACGAATGTCGCTGGTCCTACTCGCATCATTGGATTGAGCACTGTCGAGCATTGACGACGCATCAAGTGGCTCTGTATCGTGATTTGAGTGGTCAATATCGTTATCTTTCTCGGCCGGCTCCTCCTGCATGCGCAGCCTTCGTTGAGTATCCAACTCAACCTCATGGAGATGTGCTGTTCGGGCCAAGCGCTTCATCCCTGTAGCGGGACGCTTGCCTAGGCTAGGGGAGATAACCAATTGGTCGTTCGGTAAGGACATTGATTGGCTCCTTCTTACGCCTCCTGCGATCGCTGGGCGCAAGGACGGAAACGGTAGTACCCCTTGAGGAAAGCGAACTCCTTTCGTGGGAGGCTTACTAGGCGATCGAGACTCTGTTCTTGATGGACTTCTGCTGGCGTTGCCTATGGTGTTCCAAACGTTTGGGGCGGCGGTCCAGGGTGTACGGGGGTAAACGGAGACCCGCCTGTAGGATCGAGGTAGCTGTAAGCGGGTAACCAAACAAAAAGATGTTAATCCCACCGACCTGGATCTTGATGCGAGATATCTCCACTCGAACGCCGGTCCTGCCGCGTCCAAGAAAAGGGTCGCCCACTTATGCTTGGCTTGGACTGTGTACGATACCTTGGGTAAAACCCGCGCCCAAGTCCAAGCCCGCTATCGACACGTCGACGCATACCACTCAGCAAATGTGTCTCGGCGCGTGATCCACGTGTAAGAGCCATAAACACAAGGACTGTAGTCAAAAGACATAACTGCGCAATGCCAAGTCTTTTTTCAAGAACGACCTAGCCAAGCTGAGATAAGCAAATTGGATGTTCTGAAGAATAAACATGCTCAATACCTCTTCTGCCAACGCATTCACTTGCTCCAAAAGTGTGTTCCATCGTTTTTCCATTTCCATCTGCTTCTGTTGGACACTTCTCATAGAACGCTGCAACTCTTGTTGTTCTCGATTGGTAAGTGCTCTCAATCTTCCCACTTCCTCCTCGAGACGACGGAGTGCTTGTCGAACCGATTGGTTTTGCTCCTCGACATAACGCAAGCTAAGCGTGCTACCTCGCTCGAGCATTTCTAGACGATTCCAAATAGTGCGGTATATAGACTCCCCACCAGTCGATGGTATTGGTGTGGCGATTTGTGTGGCTTTGAGCATAGGAGATGTTGGAGACGCCGACTCTTGAGTTTTAGATTTAGATGGCCTTACACTCCCACTCTTCATATTCGAATCAGTCGCAGTTGGTTTGTGATCTTCTGCGCTATTGGACGACGAATTAAGAGTCTCAGTGATGTTAGAGTGCACTGGGTTACGGCTATCCACAGACGAGTTGCGGGAATTGCGAAGGCCGAGTCGTTGGTTCGCAGATTCGAACCGGATGATACTGTCGTATCGTTTGTTACAAGCGGAGTTGGCGTCGGCGTACCACTTGGGTCTGTCCTATACGATGTCTCAACCGAAATACCCTCGCCTTTCTGATGCCTATGATGAGTCGATTCTTCTGTTGGTGGGCGTGATATCAGAGAATCTTCCTCATCTGCGCTAGATATTGTAAGTCCGGCGGGACGTCGTGCTTGCCATTCTTGCTTCCATTCCTCTATCCTCCAATCCTCCATCTGTGTCAGCCCATAGACGCGGAGTAGGCTCACTGGGCAAAAGTATTCTTTGCCGTAGTGGCTGAGAAATTCAATCCGAATGTAGCGATCAAATGTATTTGGGAGGTTGTAAAGGCGAAATGTCTATCAATGGTCAACACAAGTGTTGTTTGTCAAGCACTTGCACGCACCTGTATACCACGGACATTCTTGGCACGAAATACGCCTGCACCGACCCAATTTAACTTTGGTGAATGTGGATTGTTGGTTCGCCCTAGATATATGGCGATATCCTTGAACACTCCGGAGAAGAACTCGAAGTTTGCCAGTTGCACTGTATCCACTCGTATATCATCACATAGCTCGACGACGATATGCTTATCTAGAGTTGTTGCAGCGAAATAAGTGTCGGCTCCAAAATACAAGCAGAACGACTCACTTTTTGCCGAGCAAGGTGCCAACATATATTTATCTTTTTTTGAGGATAAAATTGAAGACGCGGATTTCAT carries:
- a CDS encoding Fungal specific transcription factor domain, yielding MHTKLTGMSNNAIVTTKYLLSSLNNVVEELSVGPQHRSFVSTDPEKSITTLSIGFDEREEELPQRSPSLSMCGTQDPSNIQELAETNSHNRKPHSMTPGQASLFDALLSLAKQDEDHDSSTVPSHTVTQTNLACSPIESKPDKHGNECSVSGNSKASDDVNNNFTRMISLDRNVESNTLPFILNAYAFWATQMMFDPLRVIQIGRTYVFRQYEASESARWKLKLVSDFTWAAGSSTIYDLDDLPSFTVFQTHMCQQFLAATTNYSRGTLDQPTAADIFIFGHELFSMAFKYLPLSNILSLMQLSAPIFRRACPGPQDEFVHLPSLLLQSNLSLRYFATFDILMSVIMNRPMFFRYDVAFTQDVPESKMHIQDYLGMQWFYGVPDRLVITLARMNALREDCGDCVDTATIRELELEIAGFRPVLGLSEEPSLLVSRLVVQECWRQAAYIYLYMGLCGAESIDSRVRLAQARFMELFRGVKPGRNPDVFLILPIIMLGVATHSVEEQDAIHQRMMNQPECSRRPTSGNDIIKILNEIWSRPKRLGPVVWHDLRLACLRVVGM
- a CDS encoding transmembrane and coiled-coil 2 domain protein, which encodes MLVKITNGVSLCSVLLGHYTSLALARQATSYDSATQHTAITTTAPSSPSASVQPTQLFSQNNPFRLIVPPSEPVCCLIPVEGKALALSSTEIRTTDYHTPTVVAPFSEESTVASETTSTILIPVVETVGEAIPEFFPIEGRFNYASVDCTARVHSAGKSMKSASSILSSKKDKYMLAPCSAKNKHIVVELCDDIRVDTVQLANFEFFSGVFKDIAIYLGRTNNPHSPKLNWVGAGVFRAKNVRGIQTFRLYNLPNTFDRYIRIEFLSHYGKEYFCPVSLLRVYGLTQMEDWRIEEWKQEWQARRPAGLTISSADEEDSLISRPPTEESTHHRHQKGEGISVETSIIRFESANQRLGLRNSRNSSVDSRNPVHSNITETLNSSSNSAEDHKPTATDSNMKSGSVRPSKSKTQESASPTSPMLKATQIATPIPSTGGESIYRTIWNRLEMLERGSTLSLRYVEEQNQSVRQALRRLEEEVGRLRALTNREQQELQRSMRSVQQKQMEMEKRWNTLLEQVNALAEEVLSMFILQNIQFAYLSLARSFLKKDLALRSYVF
- a CDS encoding transmembrane and coiled-coil 2 domain protein, with the protein product MSLPNDQLVISPSLGKRPATGMKRLARTAHLHEVELDTQRRLRMQEEPAEKDNDIDHSNHDTEPLDASSMLDSAQSNDASRTSDIRHLVKQQGGAPARKVPAGVLGRRFAPTQPQYPDNGTEWEDTDVDLDVEDPMQEIIVEENMHVPRVPRLVSPPTPRTWGARRKARGFSVDTGSAIRMQCA